Proteins from one Aspergillus nidulans FGSC A4 chromosome VIII genomic window:
- a CDS encoding RIC1 family protein (transcript_id=CADANIAT00001338) gives MYWPTGVPRVYAINGPGTPVPLPDDADDVIHEDSSDQEQARPLNQSNGSESHSRLGPSLQWADEAIRGLSVSRNGHMFATMTDSSITVWQTRPTAVVAAFSRSSTSLETYGSNIALLMRPDATILVVQTQKGYLLTYTIATDANTRVYQQQYDQSSTYRRQQLARLSADEEASSIHDVSIRFRMAIKIESGIVKALALDSELVVATAKPAAIQCIRWTPDEHGTQTSSELLTRALGVSKQTSIVDMVYDRAINLMVWVTNEGHAYAVQRVSETTHQSESRKALFHGHCFHAPTNDGENAVNVTVNARFSLLTVSCANGNVLVYTAKDYLGNVPLSHKLQPPASLGTTGDLTFMCYSPDGYCLFAGYEHGWTTWSVFGKPGGNSFSIDRSLAESNGEDWLTGTSHGCWIGGGSDIILTSRDDRRLWILETARSALTGCYSSANLARGLLQTGTEVIIYRGHDLPDLITISGKDSLWHHAQYPPAYLHSQWPIRSSSVSQDGRYVAIAGKRGLAHYSVNSGRWKVFEDSTVENSFAVRGGMCWYGHILIAAIDRDGSYELCMFSRELPLNNHSVLHVEYLPSPVVFIGPSGEDSLLVYTYENILYHYIITSTQSRIGLVAVGQIAFNGIVRAPTRVRSISWVLPEEQLRNGDPSQDVKVASVLLLVDGNLVLLQPSMSDSGDLKYDMRVISHDVEYYILMRDQLSFNFAPPYEESLPPSPAAELALNQYHSNLSLRDSLWTFSGKDLTAWGDVQEVLQREDVPKSIEVPLDFYPLSVLLNKGIVLGVEPETIQRRDVTFVVLKFAIRTHLFLPYFLQHSLVQGDIPAAHSLCQHFSHLSYFPHALEILLHHVLDEEVDNVARDSKFDDQIPKHDPLLPSVISFLQASLPPSIYLDVVVQCTRKTELRSWRTLFAYLPAPKDLFEQALKLNSLKTAVGYLLVLQAFEDESEGHDAPVEDYVVRLMILASQRSDWELCAQLARFLVALDGSGDMLRRAVSRAGLRYGNQPEGVSGVGANLKGLGLEARSPSWSSQSATPSTSDKSGGGSTNT, from the exons ATGTACTGGCCAACTGGAGTCCCGAGGGTCTATGCGATCAATGGCCCTGGAACTCCAGTCCCATTACCGGACGACGCAGACGATGTTATCCATGAGGACTCCTCAGATCAAGAGCAGGCTCGGCCCCTGAATCAAAGCAATGGCTCAGAATCGCATTCCCGGCTAGGACCGTCGCTGCAGTGGGCAGATGAAGCAATAAGGGGTCTTTCCGTTTCGCGCAATGGCCATATGTTTGCGACGATGACCGACTCCTCAATAACTGTCTGGCAAACCAGG CCCACCGCTGTCGTTGCAGCGTTTTCTCGATCGTCGACATCACTAGAGACGTACGGCTCTAACATAGCTCTGCTGATGCGTCCTGATGCCACAATCCTGGTTGTTCAGACTCAGAAAGGGTATTTGCTTACCTATACCATTGCCACGGACGCCAACACTCGCGTTTATCAGCAGCAATACGACCAGAGCAGCACCTATAGGCGGCAACAACTGGCTCGTCTCTCGGCCGATGAGGAAGCTAGCAGCATCCACGATGTTAGCATTCGTTTTCGGATGGCAATCAAGATAGAATCCGGAATTGTGAAGGCTTTAGCATTAGACAGCGAGCTTGTGGTTGCAACTGCAAAGCCCGCAGCTATCCAATGCATACGGTGGACGCCTGACGAGCACGGTACACAAACCTCCTCTGAGCTCCTAACCCGAGCTCTAGGTGTGTCAAAACAGACTTCGATCGTGGACATGGTGTATGACCGGGCGATCAATCTCATGGTCTGGGTGACCAATGAGGGTCATGCTTACGCCGTTCAGCGTGTCTCCGAGACAACGCACCAGTCCGAATCTCgcaaagctctcttccacGGCCACTGCTTTCACGCACCGACGAACGATGGCGAGAACGCTGTCAATGTTACAGTAAATGCTCGGTTCTCACTCCTCACCGTCAGTTGCGCCAACGGCAATGTTCTTGTCTACACGGCCAAAGACTATCTAGGAAATGTTCCTCTGTCACACAAGCTTCAACCGCCCGCTTCGCTCGGCACCACCGGCGACTTAACGTTCATGTGCTACTCGCCAGACGGGTACTGTCTTTTCGCAGGTTACGAACACGGTTGGACGACTTGGAGTGTCTTCGGCAAACCAGGCGGGAACAGCTTCTCAATAGATCGGTCTCTTGCCGAATCGAATGGAGAAGATTGGCTGACTGGCACATCACATGGTTGTTGGATAGGTGGAGGCTCAGATATCATTCTAACCAGCAGAGATGACCGGCGCCTGTGGATTCTCGAAACAGCCCGCAGCGCTCTTACTGGATGCTATTCCTCCGCCAACCTCGCTAGAGGTCTTCTGCAAACAGGAACAGAAGTAATCATATACCGCGGACACGACTTGCCTGATCTCATAACAATCTCTGGCAAAGACTCACTGTGGCACCATGCACAGTACCCACCCGCTTACCTTCATTCCCAGTGGCCCATCCGCTCCAGTTCAGTATCCCAAGATGGTAGATATGTTGCCATAGCTGGAAAACGGGGTCTTGCACACTACAGTGTGAACAGCGGCCGCTGGAAAGTCTTTGAAGACTCAACTGTCGAGAATTCTTTTGCTGTTCGAGGCGGGATGTGCTGGTACGGTCATATCTTGATTGCGGCCATAGATCGTGACGGGTCATACGAG TTATGTATGTTCTCTCGCGAACTTCCGCTGAATAACCATTCTGTTCTCCATGTAGAATATCTTCCATCACCGGTGGTTTTCATTGGGCCGTCTGGCGAGGATTCACTCCTTGTTTACACCTACGAGAATATTCTTTACCACTATATCATCACTTCGACACAATCTCGCATTGGTCTAGTCGCTGTTGGTCAGATTGCGTTCAATGGCATTGTGAGGGCACCGACCCGTGTCCGGTCCATCAGCTGGGTTCTACCTGAAGAACAGTTGC GGAACGGGGATCCGTCTCAAGATGTGAAAGTGGCGTCCGTGCTTTTACTCGTCGACGGGAATTTGGTGCTCCTTCAGCCGTCCATGTCAGATAGCGGGGATCTTAAATATGACATGCGCGTCATATCGCACGACGTCGAGTACTATATTTTGATGCGTGATCAACTTTCCTTTAACTTTGCACCACCATATGAGGAATCACTACCACCTAGCCCAGCCGCGGAGTTGGCTCTCAACCAATACCACAGCAACCTCTCCTTACGTGATTCTCTGTGGACATTTTCTGGGAAAGATCTTACGGCGTGGGGTGACGTCCAGGAGGTTTTGCAACGGGAGGACGTGCCGAAGTCGATTGAAGTGCCTCTCGATTTCTACCCCTTGTCAGTACTCTTGAACAAAGGGATTGTATTAGGAGTGGAGCCCGAAACAATTCAACGGCGCGATGTCACGTTCGTAGTGTTGAAATTTGCTATTCGA ACACATCTCTTCCTGCCATACTTCTTGCAGCACAGTCTTGTTCAGGGTGATATCCCTGCAGCGCACTCACTATGCCAGCATTTCTCCCATCTTTCATACTTCCCGCACGCATTGGAAATCCTTCTACACCATGTTTTGGACGAAGAAGTGGACAATGTGGCGCGTGATAGCAAATTTGATGATCAAATTCCTAAACATGACCCTCTTCTACCCTCGGTCATCTCATTTCTTCAGGCCTCACTTCCACCCAGCATATACTTAGATGTTGTCGTTCAATGTACGCGCAAAACCGAGCTCCGATCATGGCGTACCTTATTCGCCTACCTCCCCGCCCCGAAAGACCTTTTCGAACAAGCTCTTAAGCTCAACTCCCTCAAAACAGCTGTGGGGTATCTGCTCGTCTTACAAGCGTTTGAAGACGAGTCTGAGGGCCACGATGCCCCGGTTGAAGATTATGTTGTTAGACTGATGATATTGGCGTCACAGAGAAGCGACTGGGAGTTATGTGCACAGCTCGCTCGGTTCCTGGTTGCTCTCGATGGCTCTGGCGATATGCTCCGCCGTGCTGTGTCGCGTGCAGGACTGCGATATGGTAACCAACCGGAAGGAGTCAGCGGGGTCGGAGCTAATCTGAAAGGACTTGGCCTGGAGGCTCGCTCTCCATCCTGGTCTTCGCAATCCGCTacaccctccacctccgATAAATCCGGGGGCGGAAGCACGAACACTTAG
- a CDS encoding putative Hsc70 cochaperone (SGT) (transcript_id=CADANIAT00001339), giving the protein MAPTESKKRLALAIIDFLNTSVKDGTLTADDAESIEIAQSCIADTFKVDPSDEAAMKEALGGQSLASIYSVYEKLRNKSSAGSPSTEPQTEKKPQAGAPTPESDKLKSEGNAAMARKEYSVAIDLYTKALAIAPANPIYLSNRAAAYSASGQPQKAAEDAELATSVDPKYSKAWSRLGLARFDLGDYHGAKEAYEHGIEAEGNGGSEAMKRGLETSKKKIEEASRGPEPPTESVDDAPGASRGGSGGMPDLSSLASMLGGGRGGGGGGGMPDLGSLMNNPMFASMAQNIMSNPDMLSNLMNNPQLRQMAENFGQGGGMPDMASLMSDPNIANMARNLMGGAGRGGSQ; this is encoded by the exons ATG GCCCCTACAGAGTCCAAGAAGCGCCTCGCGCTGGCTATAATTGATTTTCTTAACACCAGCGTCAAGGATGGCACGCTCACGGCAGATGACGCCGAATCTATTGAGATTGCCCAGTCATGCATTGCGGATACGTTCAAGGTTGATCCGTCTGACGAGGCTGCTATGAAGGAAGCGTTAGGCGGACAGTCCCTTGCCAGTATCTACAGCGTCTACGAAAAGTTGCGCAACAAGTCCTCTGCCGGTTCCCCCAGCACAGAGCCTCAGACTGAGAAGAAGCCCCAGGCTGGTGCTCCCACCCCCGAGTCCGACAAGCTGAAGTCCGAGGGTAATGCCGCCATGGCTCGTAAGGAGTACAGTGTTGCTATCGATCTTTACACGAAAGCTCTCGCTATCGCCCCTGCCAATCCCATCTACCTTTCTAACCGTGCTGCTGCCTATTCCGCATCAGGACAGCCCCAAAAGGCCGCGGAGGATGCAGAGCTTGCCACTTCTGTTGATCCCAAGTACTCCAAGGCGTGGAGCCGACTGGGTCTTGCTCGATTCGATCTGGGTGACTACCACGGAGCGAAGGAGGCCTATGAACATGGTATCGAGGCCGAAGGTAATGGTGGAAGcgaggcgatgaagaggggCTTGGAGActtccaagaagaagattgaagaggcTAGCCGCGGTCCTGAGCCTCCGACGGAGTCCGTTGATGATGCACCTGGAGCCTCgcgcggcggcagcggtGGCATGCCTGATCTTTCTTCCCTCGCTAGCATGCTCGGCGGTGGCcgaggtggtggtggcggcggtggcatGCCTGATCTTGGATCTTTGATGAACAACCCCATGTTTGCCAGCATGGCTCAAAACATCATGAGCAACCCTGATATGCTCAGCAATCTGATGAACAACCCTCAACTGCGACAGATGGCAGAGAATTTTGGCCAAGGGGGTGGCATGCCGGACATGGCAAGCTTAATGAGCGACCCGAACATCGCAAATAT GGCGCGTAATCTCATGGGTGGTGCCGGACGTGGTGGATCCCAATAG
- the tim44 gene encoding protein translocase subunit TIM44 (transcript_id=CADANIAT00001340), with amino-acid sequence MIAATRLPATARVAALRSQVLALRATGGNSAALQRSLIQSPLYATSRSIDCAKSPVSRLLSPYASLHLTRSFHVGTPRLQQKQEQTEKKSEETKQEKNEESKDEDKSEQKKEDKEDAPPPPPHGDKSPWQVFRDTLQQEFKASKEWNESTKALASSAHQFAENENVKRARAAYEAAQGAASSRTASALKGTGRVIGKSASWTWNTPVVKGLRKGVNATTSGIEKATRPVRETEVYKTAVGGVKQAIDDGSSSRYGGWTEKEERRRMRQLREQEELKSGRRKAEPMVEDPNAGTNITLHKDSAWKESWREFKDSNPMMQKLFSLKETYNESENPLISTARSISDRIAGFFAENETAQVVKKFREMDPNFQMEAFLREMREYILPEVLDAYVKGDIETLKLWLSDAQFHVYEALTKQITTAGLKSDGRILDIRGVDVMSARMLDPGDIPVFVVMCRTQEVHVYRNVKTNELAAGMEDKVQLVNYVMGLTRIPEDVNNPETKGWRLIELQKAARDYI; translated from the exons ATGATCGCGGCTACGAGGCTGCCGGCCACCGCTCGGGTGGCCGCTCTGCGCTCTCAGGTGTTGGCGCTCAGGGCGACAGGTGGAAACTCTGCCGCTTTACAACGGTCTCTGATTCAGTCCCCCTTGTATGCGACTTCCCGCTCAATAGACTGCGCCAAATCCCCTGtttctcgccttctttcacCCTACGCCTCCCTTCACCTGACTCGATCTTTTCATGTCGGCACACCtcggctgcagcagaagcaggagcaaACTGAAAAGAAGTCTGAAGAGAcaaagcaggagaagaatgaagaaagcaaggatgaggacaagtcggagcagaagaaggaagataaaGAGGATgcgcctccccctcctccccatggAGATAAGTCCCCGTGGCAAGTCTTCCGGGACACTCTTCAGCAAGAGTTCAAGGCATCCAAAGAATGGAACGAGTCAACAAAGGCCCTTGCATCTTCAGCGCATCAGTTTGCCGAGAATGAGAACGTTAAGCGTGCCCGTGCTGCCTATGAGGCTGCCCAGGGTGCGGCGTCTTCACGAACTGCGAGTGCACTCAAAGGAACAGGACGCGTTATCGGAAAGAGTGCCTCATGGACGTGGAATACCCCTGTTGTTAAGGGGCTCCGAAAAGGTGTTAATGCGACTACATCTGGGATAGAGAAGGCAACACGCCCTGTGCGAGAGACTGAGGTTTATAAGACCGCTGTTGGAGGCGTGAAGCAAGCCATCGACGACGGCAGCAGTTCTCGCTACGGTGGCTGGACCGAGAAGGAAGAACGTCGACGAATGAGACAATTGcgtgagcaggaggagcttAAGTCCGGCCGCCGGAAGGCTGAGCCTATGGTTGAAGATCCAAA CGCGGGAACGAACATCACACTTCATAAAGACTCGGCTTGGAAGGAGTCGTGGCGTGAATTCAAAGACTCAAATCctatgatgcagaagctGTTCTCTTTGAAGGAAACATACAATGAGTCAGAGAACCCCCTGATTAGCACGGCACGCAGTATTTCGGACCGGATTGCAGGCTTCTTCGCCGAGAACGAAACTGCGCAGGTAGTCAAGAAGTTCCGAGAAATGGACCCGAACTTCCAGATGGAAGCGTTCCTGCGGGAGATGCGTGAATACATCCTTCCCGAGGTGCTGGATGCTTACGTTAAGGGAGATATCGAAACACTCAAGCTTTGGCTCTCAGACGCTCAGTTCCACGTTTATGAAGCTCTCACAAAACAGATCACCACAGCAGGTCTGAAGTCGGATGGTCGTATCCTTGATATCCGCGGAGTTGATGTCATGAGCGCCCGTATGCTGGACCCCGGTGATATCCCCGTTTTCGTGGTTATGTGTCGCACGCAAGAAGTCCATGTTTACAGAAACGTCAAAACAAATGAGCTCGCCGCTGGGATGGAGGACAAGGTTCAGTTGGTTAACTATGTCATGGGTCTCACCCGAATCCCTGAAGATGTGAACAACCCCGAGACCAAGGGCTGGAGATTGATCGAGCTCCAGAAGGCTGCTCGGGATTACATCTAA
- a CDS encoding putative VPS9 domain protein (transcript_id=CADANIAT00001341) has product MPGACRHQETAGFEDDNHFATDGVVIKILITFAQAHDCILRLSTLSLDFGLLAGQMRLSLPTVDPPANVPFYLLQRAVVQDRLDAPSKSFSPGFLSEHCAGAVLLVPVSESLIGSRDRESSLLYSDLVVSEEFLGSHTLRIPASSGAGGRDDSNVRDGRGFKSLSQAQLLSDALYYAPTGESQPWLIYYISRPLVGSFEPAKIIPAIVPGTGSRVDPSQASAKPGETAGTISTPPKKEIRTFGELLANFPMIARQMQPGLERLFREFGKELGKPLPPPPSRSPMLDDNESGRVREESIADENGSIKSSSSRRSKGLPFNSEEYFEDDEDLMRRSLETAVTAAIDLFRLVDQQQLSLLGATTDLTGPVVERYIERYVAEQVHESLLFPRLCSFRQPEDIELDARIRQMEYVDVSQVGLVVEGGRDGKRELLLRLGRAVEEFRKMLDAKCPHDMLNTLLETVKVLSYPGEYNKSDEKQSAPVTINADILVSLLLIVVIRSQVKNLQARLLYMQHFIYVDDVDSGEMGYALSTFEAVLTYLMADPAGLRRASIRNKRLWNATKAGRVADMKAILEPDGYHESFFEAYDAADSQEQPLDEGQPNRDSQRMLPLFGDQIQTRDEGLEAASEAPPLAHVFPFQTWEASSPRDTKPPIKRVSMDVRSLSESSGISFLSRTTTLNSISSAIEGDSSIETLVKTQDPHGDSILMMAVESRRAEALKYLLSLGEYYSVTDVLEDTNTDGTTLLSAAVQLAQTEIVDLLLDYLTAAADEGAITSYLRKFDERGRTAAHYLFSTPAVMRRLKGLLPWRQRDKLGQTPLFALCRSYDHPEYKAMVNEALTAAQESQGDGEPLHLDDHVDSRGNTLLHIVSDPEITIRILRESDCDPNATNDKKFTPLMMASKYGRVDQVRILFSDSRVDHHLKESRGLTAIELAKDDEVRNRIDDLILLSNPPSSHDESSGRVTTVVRSFFVEDATVRFVLKSGAPTPPIDGQDVPAHTTMYTVTTCRRTLSDFETLAECLSLEHPASYMPSLTDFRNPFQIHSKPSRAVLHNMQERLDRFLKILLSHPTFSTHELLWEFILVPELQPQMMADRSHRKAQALSESIIEDHDPITSEGIREAEQFISHAQDMVHATHTHTRSLLRRGHALQNATSDIADAVALAASVFSTLKYSTNALPPSHVDAFSRYASYLSTSTSDSSPLLQFLSTLSSIDTTTSAILSSLSRPLSLIASLNSSTRTLTRSRNALASSSLPRKFNLNFPGLEESRLRSLRDLQEKITNSEDQIARLSREISWNKDVVVGELAGWTSWREQVGRGAIRDFVRSTLVREKERKRRLERCLRSVRDVE; this is encoded by the exons ATGCCTGGCGCATGTCGCCATCAGGAGACCGCCGGGTTTGAAGACGATAACCATTTTGCCACAGACGGAGTTGT CATCAAAATCTTGATCACCTTTGCTCAAGCACACGATTGCATTCTCAGACTTTCAACGCTTTCGCTAGATTTTGGGCTGCTCGCGGGGCAGATGCGCCTGAGCCTCCCTACTGTTGATCCACCGGCGAACGTTCCTTTTT ATCTTCTCCAACGGGCCGTCGTCCAGGACCGCTTGGATGCACCCTCTAAATCCTTTTCTCCGGGCTTTCTTTCGGAGCACTGTGCCGGGGCA GTTCTGCTCGTCCCCGTCAGTGAATCTTTAATCGGATCACGCGATCGTGAATCGTCATTACTTTACTCCGATCTCGTCGTTTCTGAAGAGTTCTTGGGCAGCCATACCTTACGGATACCAGCCTCCAGTGGAGCGGGAGGGAGGGATGATTCAAACGTGCGCGATGGTAGAG GCTTCAAGTCGTTGAGCCAGGCACAATTGCTGTCCGACGCCTTATACTATGCCCCGACCGGTGAATCACAACCATGGCTTATATATTACATCTCGAGACCGCTTGTCGGTTCCTTCGAGCCCGCGAAAATTATCCCCGCGATTGTTCCTGGAACAGGTTCTAGGGTTGACCCTTCTCAGGCCAGCGCTAAGCCTGGTGAAACAGCCGGCACTATCTCAACGCCCCCAAAAAAGGAGATCCGAACCTTTGGGGAACTGCTGGCCAACTTCCCCATGATTGCGCGGCAGATGCAGCCGGGGTTGGAAAGGTTGTTTAGGGAATTCGGAAAAGAACTAGGAAAACCGTtaccaccaccgccgtcgCGGTCACCCATGCTAGATGATAACGAATCTGGCCGAGTTCGCGAGGAGTCGATTGCCGATGAAAACGGCTCCATCAAAAGTTCATCGTCCCGCCGCAGCAAGGGTCTTCCATTCAATTCTGAAGAGTActttgaagatgacgaagactTAATGCGTCGTAGCCTGGAAACTGCTGTTACAGCTGCAATTGATCTATTTCGCCTAGTtgatcagcaacagctgtcTCTTCTCGGAGCAACTACCGACCTAACAGGCCCAGTGGTTGAGCGCTATATTGAACGCTATGTTGCGGAGCAGGTTCATGAGTCGCTCCTTTTCCCGCGTCTGTGCAGCTTCCGACAACCGGAAGATATAGAACTAGATGCCAGGATTCGACAAATGGAGTATGTCGACGTTTCCCAGGTTGGCCTTGTTGTGGAGGGTGGGCGCGACGGTAAAcgcgagcttcttctgcggcTTGGTAGGGCAGTGGAGGAATTTCGCAAAATGCTGGACGCGAAGTGTCCCCACGATATGCTTAATACACTTCTGGAGACAGTGAAGGTTCTATCCTATCCGGGCGAATACAATAAAAGCGATGAAAAGCAGTCAGCCCCTGTGACGATAAACGCCGACATCTTGGTATCTCTCTTGTTGATCGTGGTGATCAGATCTCAAGTGAAGAATCTTCAAGCTCGGTTGCTGTACATGCAACACTTCATCTacgttgatgatgttgataGTGGAGAGATGGGCTATGCTTTGAGCACATTTGAAGCGGTCCTGACCTATTTAATGGCTGATCCTGCGGGACTTCGACGAGCCAGCATTCGAAATAAACGCTTGTGGAATGCTACCAAAGCTGGGCGCGTGGCTGATATGAAGGCTATTCTAGAGCCGGATGGCTATCACGAATCCTTCTTTGAGGCGTACGACGCTGCTGATTCGCAGGAGCAACCATTGGACGAGGGGCAACCCAATCGGGATTCCCAGCGGATGCTTCCCCTATTTGGAGACCAAATACAAACACGCGATGAGGGTCTGGAAGCAGCTTCGGAGGCGCCTCCTCTCGCACACGTATTTCCATTCCAAACGTGGGAGGCTTCTTCGCCCCGTGACACGAAGCCTCCCATTAAGCGGGTGTCGATGGATGTCAGGAGCCTGTCAGAGTCATCAGGCATTTCATTTTTGTCACGGACTACCACTCTGAACTCAATCAGCAGCGCCATTGAAGGAGATAGCTCGATAGAGACATTGGTCAAGACACAAGATCCGCATGGTGATTCAATATTAATGATGGCGGTTGAGAGTCGCCGAGCTGAAGCTCTCAAATATCTCCTAAGCTTGGGCGAGTATTACTCGGTTACTGACGTACTTGAGGATACGAACACAGATGGAACCACTTTACTCAGTGCTGCTGTTCAGCTTGCTCAAACCGAGATTGTTGACCTTCTACTCGACTATCTAACAGCGGCAGCTGACGAGGGTGCCATCACATCTTATTTACGCAAGTTTGACGAGCGAGGGCGCACAGCCGCACATTATCTATTTAGCACGCCCGCAGTAATGCGAAGACTCAAAGGATTACTCCCCTGGCGCCAACGTGATAAGCTTGGACAGACGCCGCTTTTCGCGTTGTGTAGATCATACGACCATCCTGAATACAAGGCAATGGTGAACGAGGCCCTCACAGCAGCTCAAGAGTCTCAAGGGGATGGCGAGCCTTTGCACCTCGACGATCACGTCGACTCCAGAGGCAATACTCTCCTGCACATCGTCAGCGATCCCGAAATCACCATACGCATCCTCAGAGAAAGTGACTGTGACCCAAACGCCACCAATGACAAGAAATTCACGCCTTTAATGATGGCCAGTAAATATGGGCGTGTCGACCAAGttcgcatcctcttctcggACTCAAGAGTGGATCATCACCTCAAGGAATCCCGTGGATTGACTGCTATCGAGCTTGCCAAGGATGATGAAGTTCGAAACCGCATTGACGACCTAATCCTCCTTTCCaatccgccttcttcccacGACGAGTCATCCGGACGGGTCACAACCGTAGTCCgctccttcttcgtcgaAGACGCAACAGTCCGCTTTGTTCTCAAATCAGGCGCACCAACACCTCCTATTGACGGCCAAGATGTGCCTGCCCATACAACAATGTACACAGTGACAACATGCCGCCGTACATTGTCTGACTTTGAGACCCTCGCCGAATGCCTCTCGCTTGAACACCCCGCCTCCTACATGCCCTCGCTCACCGACTTCCGCAACCCCTTTCAAATCCACTCAAAACCTTCCCGTGCCGTCCTCCACAACATGCAAGAACGCCTCGACCGCTTCCTCAAGATCCTCTTGTCTCACCCAACCTTCTCCACCCACGAACTTCTCTGGGAATTCATCCTCGTTCCCGAACTCCAGCCTCAAATGATGGCCGACCGCTCTCACCGGAAAGCCCAGGCTCTGTCCGAATCCATCATCGAAGACCATGACCCAATCACTTCAGAAGGCATCCGTGAAGCAGAGCAGTTCATTTCCCACGCGCAAGACATGGTTCACGCAACACACACTCACACCCGGTCTCTCCTACGCCGCGGACACGCCCTTCAAAATGCGACCTCCGACATCGCGGACGCCGTGGCCCTCGCTGCATCGGTCTTCTCAACCCTCAAATACTCAACCAACGCCCTTCCACCATCTCACGTTGATGCCTTTTCTCGCTACGCATCCTACCTCTCAACGTCAACTTCAGACTcctctccactcctccaaTTCCTGTCGACCCTCTCCTCAATCGATACGACTACCTCCGCAATTTTATCTTCACTCTCGCGCCCTCTCTCCCTAATTGCGTCTTTAAATTCCTCAACACGAACCCTCACGCGCTCCCGCAACGCGTTagcttcatcctcattaCCCCGCAAattcaacctcaacttccctggccttgaagagTCACGTCTCCGCTCGCTCCGTGACTTGCAAGAAAAGATCACGAATAGTGAGGACCAAATTGCAAGGCTTTCTAGGGAGATAAGCTGGAATAAGGATGTTGTTGTCGGTGAGCTTGCGGGCTGGACGTCCTGGAGGGAGCAGGTTGGACGTGGGGCGATTCGGGATTTTGTTAGGAGCACGCTCGTTAGggaaaaggagagaaagaggcgacTTGAGAGATGCTTAAGGAGTGTGAGGGATGTTGAGTGA
- a CDS encoding uncharacterized protein (transcript_id=CADANIAT00001342), whose translation MTLWVLTVALSPAADPRSASFSTSILYDEKTDTQEAVETADPGRGDHPDDFYDSKSNDRSSYPHAIHEIAKRDPLSKPPNKTSGQGKPSNDTKSDPALNHTASESDLVKDWKYEKASIAASSIFAVVALAAIALLGWKIVKKVRTRQRRKKGADDDSLDERRARREAMMFSKSHSAGSYMVEEEKDGKVIRVFCTSRNKFRTTTPRTSTVGDPLEQINSTLSMKAEATRHMKGLDNSKRGRRGSIPKQIVVVSSPLQPAVSRTAVPDSQLPDPVTDASSRSSELGTECPRTPAHSLATDVDQDREIEAEISSVRSYRRSLLRLPSIKKSISPFCKF comes from the coding sequence ATGACATTGTGGGTACTAACCGTCGCACTGTCCCCAGCTGCTGACCCTCGAAGTGCCTCATTTAGCACCTCTATCCTCTACGACGAAAAAACGGACACACAAGAAGCAGTTGAGACTGCGGATCCCGGTCGAGGAGATCATCCTGATGACTTTTATGACTCAAAGTCCAACGACCGCTCGAGCTATCCGCACGCCATTCACGAAATCGCCAAACGCGATCCACTGTCCAAACCTCCCAACAAGACTTCTGGCCAGGGTAAACCATCCAATGACACGAAGTCTGACCCAGCTTTGAACCATACAGCAAGTGAAAGTGACTTGGTCAAGGATTGGAAATATGAGAAAGCCTCGATCGCCGCGTCGAGCATTTTCGCTGTGGTAGCTCTCGCTGCAATCGCTCTACTGGGCTGGAAGATCGTCAAGAAGGTCCGCACGCGCCAGAGACGAAAGAAGGGAGCAGACGATGACTCACTGGAcgagagaagagcaagaagagaggCTATGATGTTCAGCAAAAGCCACTCAGCCGGCTCCTACatggtcgaggaagagaaggatggcAAAGTCATCCGCGTTTTCTGCACAAGTCGCAACAAATTTCGCACTACGACGCCTCGTACCTCTACCGTCGGTGATCCCCTGGAGCAAATCAATTCTACTCTGAGCATGAAAGCAGAAGCTACACGTCACATGAAGGGCTTGGATAATTCTAAAAGAGGACGTCGCGGCTCTATCCCGAAGCAGATTGTGGTTGTATCGTCTCCATTGCAACCGGCTGTCTCACGAACCGCCGTTCCTGATTCCCAATTACCTGACCCCGTCACAGATGCGAGTAGTAGGAGCAGTGAGCTAGGAACCGAATGTCCCCGAACACCAGCGCACTCATTAGCCACAGACGTGGATCAAGACCGAGAAATTGAAGCTGAAATTTCGTCAGTTCGCAGCTACAGAAGGTCACTACTTCGTCTGCCGTCAATCAAAAAATCCATCTCTCCTTTTTGCAAGTTTTGA